The following DNA comes from Lentibacillus sp. Marseille-P4043.
TCTCTAATTTCGCTTGTAAGCCGATCATGAGATCACTTGTTGGCTCGTCTTTGTTTTCTTCAGCTAAAGGTAATCCTTCTTTTTTAATTTCATCAATTAATTGCTCGTAATCATGACGCAATTGTGCAATGATCTCATTTTCTTTATCATCTGCAGTTGCTTCTTCAAGTGTAGCTTCTTTCAAATATTTGCTCATTGTTGCCAAAGGTTTCCCATTAATCATTAGAATACGCTCAGCAATTTCATCTAGATCATCCGCTACTACACCATACATTTCTTCAAACTGAGCGTGTAATTGAAAGAAATGCCTTCCTTGAACATACCAATGATACCGATGCAATTTTACATACATGACAAAATAATTGGACAGTAATTGATTTAAAAAATTAATTAAACGCTGATTATCCACAAAACACACCTCGCATTTTCCACTAGCTTAGACGAGATCTATTCTGTTTATACATCATTACATAACCCGTTTGAACATTTTTTCCAGTTCGTAAGAGGAAAAATGAACAATTATTGGTCTGCCATGCGGGCATGTGAATGGATCTGTTGTTGAACGCAAGTCTTCTAATAGGCGAAACATATCATCTTGATTCAAGTAATGGTTTGCTTTAATCGATCGTTTACACGACATTAGGATGGCCGCATCTTCTCGAA
Coding sequences within:
- a CDS encoding Dps family protein, encoding MDNQRLINFLNQLLSNYFVMYVKLHRYHWYVQGRHFFQLHAQFEEMYGVVADDLDEIAERILMINGKPLATMSKYLKEATLEEATADDKENEIIAQLRHDYEQLIDEIKKEGLPLAEENKDEPTSDLMIGLQAKLEKYVWMLQALQAYE